Within Trichoderma atroviride chromosome 2, complete sequence, the genomic segment GGTATCATGGTAGTCAAGCCTCTCAAGCCGGCGCATACTGTATATTAAGCATAGACATTACCTTAAGCACCATGTGCTGAACCTGCGGGAGCTATTGGGAGGAGAATTTTCGGCATGtcgtgaaaaaaaaaaccccccaaCATTTGCCCCAGCTTCGCCATCTGTGCCTGCTCGGCTGAAATACGCCCGGACATGAGCAGGCATGTTTTGGATGTCAGCAAATTAAACACCTTCGCTCCCCGCCATGGTTGTATCAACTCCACCGAACGAGCCGAAATTTGTAAAAGCCGGTATTTCCTGGCCTATTCCCCGCCCTCTGCTTGCGCTTACTTTTGGAAATCGTTGGAGAGCGCATCACGCCTCGTTGTAGAGTTGACATCAAGTAAATGGGCTGGACAAGTGGTAGCTTAGTATTACTGCTAGTAGCAGTATGAAGAGCCATGATAATGCGGCTGAGTTGGAAGTAGAGCCCCTTACATGAACCTAGTAGGTAGTACTTGGTGTGCTGCGGCTTAAAAGCACTTGTACGTCGCGGTATGAGCTAGATGAGTGTCAAGTTTATACAGCGCTACAGAATCTAGGAAATCAGACAAGCAAACATAGATTTAATTGCGAAAAACAAGCCGTTAACCTCAATGTATCACCATTAGAGTACCTATAAAGGTATTTTGAACATCAAGTGCACTCAACTTAATGCTATGCTGCAGGTAATGAATCACAAATCGTGCAGAATACGCAGCTAACGGCACGAGCGACTGAGTCGCATTACCCACAGCTACTGTACTAGCTCCAGCAGTTCTTCAACCAAATCTGGTGCTATTTACAGAGTCCCATCCACTACTAATCGAGCTATTTATAACCTCTCGCTCGGACTAGACCTCGGTCTTTAGAGGGGCTTCTGCGCTCCTACAGGTACCTACAGGAATTGGTAGGATTCAATGTCGCCGGTGGTAGTATTAAAGACTTGTCCATCGCCAAGGAGGAAACATATAAGTAGTAAACAATCGAAGCCtctggaaaagaagaaactgtGAAGCTTGGAGAATAgagcaagaagcagcgctctttcttttcttgaaaTCAAGTCACAGACGATGGTTCCTCGTCGTGGCGCCGCACGGAAACAGCTCCGCCCGCCCCCTCTTCCAATTATGTCAGCCGGCCAGCTTCTTAACTCGACTCAGCTCAACTCGCCGCCATCCAACCATTGTCTAAACTCTCTGTCTGATAGACCTCTTACACGTTGAACCAAAAGACGGCCGTAACCTGGAGCAGCGATCATGCACCTACTGCGACCTTAACAACGAAGAAGATctaagagggaaaagaacaagaattCCCCGACTTCTGATCCGAAAATCACCGAGCTCCGGACATTGCTGTTACATCCAAAGGACCAACCAATCGAGCCGCCATCGTACGGATTTTTATCTCTGTTTTCCTGATTTCTCAAACTCTCTCTCCATGGATCCATCATCGGGGCCTCTTCGGCCATCTATTACAGCTGACGCtgagctcgagctcgagcgCGATGGTCAGTCCCAAAAGGAGCATGCGCACGACAATGCTGAGCAGCACCttcaccagcaccaacaagGACTTCCATCTGCTGCCAACGAGCCGGCTGTCGGATCAACTCTCGAGCCAGCTACCCCAGCTGCCGTCGACAGTGCTGTTGTCGCCAgggatgatgctgaagatAAGCTTCTCACACCCCCTGACGCCGCGGCCTTGGACACAGCTCCCGTTGCCACGCATCTAGCTCGGTTCGAGTTCAGCGACCGCGGCACCAAGATCTTAATGGTCGAGTGGTATCCTGGAGCCGCTGCGACCACGGCCTCCGCCTTGGCCGGCCAAGATACGAACTCTACCGCTGGCGAAGTCTCCCGCGATGAGGCCAGCGctgctggtgatgctgtCGATAATGCATCGGCTGCGCCAGCCCGCGTACCTTCCAGTCCTGTCGTTGATGCCGCTGTCTGGGAGGTCTCGTGGCCGGGCAAGTCTACCTTCCTTCCCGCCAGAGATACCGATGAGAACGACGCCCGACGCCGTGTCTACTTCATGCTGCCTCCTGAGGCACAGGTGCCGCCAACGGTAACTATTGCGCGCCCTGGGCGGGCCAGTCTGATTCTCAAACCGCTGCCGGCCATATTCCCGGAGCATTTCCAGGCGGAATCTGGCCCTCGAGGCGTGTTGCATACGATATGGGCCAAGAAGCGCCTAAGGGAGctcgagctggagatggaagcCGAGATGAGGGCAAACGCGGAGAGTGTAGGCCTTGAGATGGCTCTGGCAGAGAAGCAGTGGATCGTTGACAACTTCTTGCGTGCTCCTGCAGCACCTGCTCCTACCAGTCCTCGCTCCCCCGTCTCTGGACGCCTTggcgacaagctcaagggcttGCGTCTGGCTACTTCACCGGCAGATCTGGTGCCAAGCCCAGCAGGTAAGCTGCCCgccagagagagaagagaaaatcgTAATTCCGTCATTCCACTACTCGTCATCTCAAACTAACACAAAGTGCCTCTGACCTAGCAAATACGTTTACAACCCCTGATAGCCAGTCTCACATGCTATCCCCTCTGGGAGGTGACATTGCCGTATCCTCCTTCTCGGCCATTTCCCGCAGCCGCCCATCCGGCCCGATatctcttgatgctgctcttAGCGGCGACATGGCCCCTCTACAGTCTAGCTCTAAcgatgctgaagatggcctgTTTGCAATGCCAATGAGCCCCCGGAGCCCAGACATGATCAAGAGCCCGTTTAGCGCTCTCGGCCCGGGCCTTTAAGATACGGCGCTTCCATGAGAAATCTggaaagacgaagaagcaaggcaaggaagaaaaaaaaagtaagaaaaaaagacgaccAATTTCAGCATTGCATAGCCTGTTGTCACAATTTTGTAACATTGATACTGATACCCTCGGGACGCTATCCTTTCATCAAAGCCCGCCACatagagagaaagaagctcgGTGATATAGACTTTTTCCCCTTCATGTTAAACTCAAAACAGTCGTACTCTTCGTGTAGATGGTAACCAAATAATTGAGAGTTTCCATTATGAAGCTCATACATTTTGTTCGCACCTTATgatgctctttttgctgccatTCGTATGTGCGTCATGATGGAGAAAGACAATCCCGTAGGCGAGTAATAAGAGTCCAaaattgaagatgaaggtcTTTTATGAGAGGGGGTATATATCATCTATATAGCCAGCTCGTTACGGAGTAAAACGAACATGGTAGCAGCCAAATAATCCGTGCCATAATCTAAATCCATGAAAACAAAATTGACCTTTTGGTATAGACACCCGCCTTCTATCAGCAACGCAACACCATGTGGTCCCCTGACGCTCTCCTGAAAACCAAACCCAAAAACGAGAACCAAGGAAAGATTACCTCCAACCACCGACTCGGCCTTCATCCCACCTGTCCTTACGCTCCTGCCGCAGGTAATACTGCACTTTTGCCTCCCTATAACGTCTAATCCACTCAGCGGCCTCCCTCTCGGACGTAGTCGCCTctccaccaccgccgtcgACGCCATCTCTATCCAGAAAACTCTCCTCCATGGCCTGGCACACGAGAGCCTGCTCCTGGACGCTCTGGTTGAGCAGCTGGTAGAGCGCGGAGGGGCTGAAGCGCGCAAGGGCGAGGTCCATGTCGGACTGCTTCTGGCGCCACTGGCGCTCGAGGGCATGCATGGAGAGCAGCTGGGCCTGGGCGGCGGAGCGCTGGTGGGCGAGGCGGGACTCGAGCTCGGAGAGGCGCGTGGCGAGGTCCATGTTGGAGGAgagggcggcgaggaggTCTTGGTGGGAGGCTTGGAGGGAAGGGTGgatggaggagggggagTTTGTGAGGCCGTTGAGGAGAGAGGGGTTGGAGAGGATGTCGGCGAGGTCTTGGATGCTGTTTGTTTTGAGAGAGTGAGGTTAGCCCGTTGGTTTTTGTATTGACGAGACACGGACAAGGAAACTCACGATTTATCCTGGAGCACCTGCGGAAGCCATTGGTCTCCCGGATCGGGGATATCGGCAGCCCTGGGCGCTACCGCCGCTGGAGCAGGCGGCGGTGTCGGCactcctcctgctgctgttgccgctgcaTCCAGGCCAGCTATCACGGAGCTCCGATACTGCTGCCCCGCTTCGGACAAGGTCGACGGTGGTGGAGGCGGCGCTGCGCCGGTTGCCGGAGTGCCGATGCGGCTGGGCTCCTGGCTGCTGGGTTTGGGAGGGAGGATCGGGGGGCGTGGGCGCGTGGGAGTCGGGAGGAAAGCTGGACATGGCGGAGAAGCGTTGGGGCGGGTGAGGGTTATGGAGAGAGGTTTGAcggaagatgacgatgctgcggTTTGGGTGTAGTTGATAGTGGGCTGGGCTCGTGGCTTGTGGGGAGAGCGGGCGCTAGTACGGATGGATCTGGTTTTCTTGTGGGGTTTGCTGATTCTGGTGTATACTTGATTATTACGATAGCTGTGCTTTGAAGCAATATGCAATGCTACGACGGGATGATACATGCTGGACAATagtagattttttttttttttttttttttttttgaaatgaGAAATGAGAAATGAGATGTACAATTGGCTAAGTTCTTCCAAGAACCAGATCTGGATGCACATGTCAGGAGCTTGGACCTCGAAGCCTAAACTACGGGCtattacctacctacccAAGGTAATAGCCACTGGCAATAATTTGTATATGCTCTTTAATTTACGATTCAGAAAAGGAATCTAAACCGGAATGCTCTTGATTCAATGTCATCGACCCTGATTGGCCTTTTTGCGGGGAAGCATGTTTGTGAATGCATTCGAGATGTGGATCCCGACGCTGCAACCGCATTGCATACTACCTCGAGATCAAAATATCCATCTAGTAATATAATGATTACAGTCATGGAAGATTCAAGGATCTAgagacatcttcatcttctttaaTACGAATTAGATACCCTGTAGTTATTTCGTATACGATGACCTCTATCATGGAGGGCATTATGAACTCTGCACTCGTTACCCTGTATTGTATACTACTATGCAACAAACCTCTCCAAATCGCCATCAACTCTTTAGAATCGTCCTGCATGTTACAAAACAGTAAAAAGCCGGGCTATGTCCACACAAAATCACATGAGCACGAATTCAATAAACGATGATTTACAGTTCTCATGCCCACCTGGGTAGGTAATTCCCCTTACCCCGCTATTACACGAACGGGCTTGCAGATGAATCGGACGAATCATCGACGTCAACGTCACGACGGTATGAACATGCCTCGGCTGGACAGCATCCAATTGACATTAACAGGTGATCGATGTGTCACGTTTAACTCTAGAGGGGACCGAGAAAATGGAACATACAACCAGTCAGTTGCTTGTAGCGAGCGTAATTCTGCGAGATTTCGATATGCGGCTCTGGCTGTGGAGCTGAGAGCATGGTATTGAAAGCCCTCTTATAGACGAATGATATTAAAGATGATGATAACCATTACGACCTAGAGACTGGCGTCACTTTGAAGAGTGAAAATCTGCATGTCTGTGTTACTCCCACCCGGAATATGATGCCAGGAATGCATGGTATTGGTGGCTTCAATTAGCCAATTCGCTTCAACTCCCCCACCAGCTACTTTAGCCCTCCCGGAGATGTTTAAGGGTCCGAAGCAGCAACCTTTGACGCCCTGCTTTTTAAGCTGCTTGGTTGCTTCATAATGACCAGtctcctccttctcgccTCTGATAATATCTCATCATCCACCTTGCGTTTGCccccttctccttgtcttttccaagagCTTCTCAAGCCCTACCCTTGGAGTTTCACTATTCATCTCATTTCAAGGGCGGTAACTAAATATATGAATTGAGAAGAGTGACTTTATTTATTCATCTACTTATTCAAGCCGAGCAAAATTGCCCTTCAACTCGAATTCTATAGCTTTCATGCCTCTTCAGCTTACATGGCCACTCGACACTGGCAGACGTTAAACCAGAAATAACCGTATAGCTTTCCCCTTGGAGTACTAAATATCATGGGTTTAATCGAGGCTCTGTTGGAGCATGCTtccatcaagaagctcttcatcgccttGGTTGGCATTGGAGCATTCTTCATGACAATCAACCGCACAAGGGAGCATCGACGGATCAAGAAACTCGGCAATTATGGCCCTTCGCTCCCATCCCGGTTCCCATTCGGTTAGCCATGACCCTAATTACCTCCTTCACTTGTGCCACACATGGCTCTATAAGATGTATAAATGTAATCACGAAAAGATAATCCACAACTAACGTATACACACCTCCAAATAGCCCTCGACTTCATCTACTACGGCATCCGCGCCACCATTGCCCACAAGAACATGGAGCTCTGGAGAgacgtcttcttcgccaactCGTGGACCTGCGAGATGCGCATCCTCAACCAGCGCGTCTGCTTCACCGCCGACCCCGAAAACATCAAAGCCATGCTGGCCACGCAGTTCCACGACTTTGGCAAGGGCGAGCAGTTCCACAGAGAGTGGGCGCCCTTCCTCGGCGACAGCATCTTCACCACGGACGGCATGCAGTGGCACAACAGCCGCCAGCTTATCCGGCCGCAGTTTACAAGGGACCGCGTGAGCGACCTGCACTGCTTTGAGTCTCATATCCAGACGTTGTTTAGGACCATGGCGAATGGGGGCCCGTTGGAAGGCGAGAATCAGGTGGTTGATCTTGATCGTGCTGACGGACGACGGATGGACATTCGcgacctcttcttccgctaTACGCTCGACGTTGCTACCGACTTTTTGCTAGGAAGTGACGTGAAATCCCTAACGTGAGATTTGCTTTGGACATCTTGTTCTCCATGACTGACTCCTGTTAGAACTCCAAAACAAGAGTTTGCCGAAGCCTTCAACGAAGTCCAACGCGTCCAAAACATCCTCGCCCGCGCCTACAAGCTCCAGCCCTTGATCCCCAAAAAGTCCTACCACGACGGCCTCAAAGTCATGAACCACTTCGTCAACCACTTCATCCAGCGCGCCCTGCGCATGAGTCCCGAGGAACTCGCCGCCCACACCAAATCCGACAAGGACTACACCTTTTTGCACGAGCTCGCCAGCTTCACCCGCGATCCAAAAGTGCTGCGCGACCAAATCGTCGCCGTCCTGCTCGCCGGCCGCGACACCACCGCCTCGGCCCTCTCGTGGGCCATCTACGAGCTCGGCCGGCACCCTCACGCCGTGGCCCGCCTGCGGGGCGAGATCCTCGAGACCATTGGCCAGGACCGCCTCCCCACGTACGACCACCTCAAGGCCATGCCGTATCTCAGGGCCGTCCTCAACGAGACGCTCCGCCTCTACCCGTCCGTGCCGTTCAACGTCCGCGTCGCTCTCAAGGACACGACCCTGCCCCGGGGCGGCGGTCCGGACGGCTCCGAGCCGCTCCCCGTTCTCAGGGACACGCCCGTCGGATACTCAACGCTCGTCATGCAGCGCCGCCCGGACCTGTACCCGCCCGTCTCGGAGACGTTCGCCGACCCGAGCATCTTCAGCCCCGAGCGCTGGGCCGCGTGGCACCCGAAGCCGCACGACTACATCCCCTTCAACGCCGGCCCGCGGATCTGCATCGGCCAGCAGTTTGCCCTCACCGAGATGGGCTACACGCTGTGCCGCATCTTTCAGAGGTTCGAGCGGGTGCAGAGCTTCATGCACGAGATTGACGGCGGGGATCCGCTGCTGAAATCGGATATTGTGCTGTCTCCGGGACAAGGGGTGCATGTGGCGTTTTGGGAGCCGAAGAAGGAGGCGTGAATGTTATGCTGAATGATGTATCGATATGAACTGAAAGTAACGAGAattgagagaaaaagaaggagaaatataagagaaaagaggctgGAATTTATGATTCATGACTTGGAGAGGCATGCATACCAACATGGACATCTTCTCCCCTACGTTGAAACACGATGATATTTGTCTTTGTATACTGTTAGCCAAAAACTATGTCATGCTCAAATCCCTCCTTTGCTATATTCCGCAGTgcgacaaaaagaaaaccccAATACCTTCCGGGTTACATGTAGATGATCCCAAACGAAACAAAGAATCTCTCCAGACACGTTCTCAGTCTTGCACCACTCTGGCTGTATAAACTGAACTACACACAATATGAATCACAttcgctctcgctctcgctcccTGCACCATGCCATTTCATTTTCTGCCAAAGCTATCCTTGACAGCCTGGCCAAATCGTGCAATCGCCGCATTCATGTTCTCGGGGCTTGCCGCAGCAAATGTGGCACGGAAGTGCAAGCTCGGCAGGGGACCGGCATTCTCAGTCTGGAACCACGATCCTCGGGCCACGAGCACACCGCCCTTGATGCACGAGTCAAAGATTTCCTGCTCAATCTCCAGGAGGCTTCGAGTGCCGGCGCTGGGGTGCTTGGTGTGGTCGACAGTGAACCAGAGCTACGGAAACAAGTGTCAGAATATCAACAAGTAGCGGGAAAAGAGTAACtagaggagaggagggagggagaAAAGACTCACAAACATGCCGGCGGCAGGCGGCGTCCAGCTCACAATATCTCGCGGCAGGTTGTCTTCGCAAGCAGCCAGCAATGCGTCTCTCTTCTTGGTATACTCAAGTCGCAGATTCATCAGCCACCGCAGGTAGCCCTCGTGACCCCAGGTCTCATCCAACAACTTGTGGACAATAACTTGAGAGAAGCCGCTTGGCCCCTGACTGGCGACCTCGGCGTGGCGTTGGTATCTCTCGACAACCTGCTCTGAAGCGACAATCCAT encodes:
- a CDS encoding uncharacterized protein (EggNog:ENOG41), which translates into the protein MCIQIWFLEELSQLISKPHKKTRSIRTSARSPHKPRAQPTINYTQTAASSSSVKPLSITLTRPNASPPCPAFLPTPTRPRPPILPPKPSSQEPSRIGTPATGAAPPPPPSTLSEAGQQYRSSVIAGLDAAATAAGGVPTPPPAPAAVAPRAADIPDPGDQWLPQVLQDKSIQDLADILSNPSLLNGLTNSPSSIHPSLQASHQDLLAALSSNMDLATRLSELESRLAHQRSAAQAQLLSMHALERQWRQKQSDMDLALARFSPSALYQLLNQSVQEQALVCQAMEESFLDRDGVDGGGGEATTSEREAAEWIRRYREAKVQYYLRQERKDRWDEGRVGGWR
- a CDS encoding uncharacterized protein (EggNog:ENOG41) — protein: MDPSSGPLRPSITADAELELERDGQSQKEHAHDNAEQHLHQHQQGLPSAANEPAVGSTLEPATPAAVDSAVVARDDAEDKLLTPPDAAALDTAPVATHLARFEFSDRGTKILMVEWYPGAAATTASALAGQDTNSTAGEVSRDEASAAGDAVDNASAAPARVPSSPVVDAAVWEVSWPGKSTFLPARDTDENDARRRVYFMLPPEAQVPPTVTIARPGRASLILKPLPAIFPEHFQAESGPRGVLHTIWAKKRLRELELEMEAEMRANAESVGLEMALAEKQWIVDNFLRAPAAPAPTSPRSPVSGRLGDKLKGLRLATSPADLVPSPAANTFTTPDSQSHMLSPLGGDIAVSSFSAISRSRPSGPISLDAALSGDMAPLQSSSNDAEDGLFAMPMSPRSPDMIKSPFSALGPGL
- a CDS encoding uncharacterized protein (EggNog:ENOG41~TransMembrane:1 (o12-31i)) translates to MGLIEALLEHASIKKLFIALVGIGAFFMTINRTREHRRIKKLGNYGPSLPSRFPFALDFIYYGIRATIAHKNMELWRDVFFANSWTCEMRILNQRVCFTADPENIKAMLATQFHDFGKGEQFHREWAPFLGDSIFTTDGMQWHNSRQLIRPQFTRDRVSDLHCFESHIQTLFRTMANGGPLEGENQVVDLDRADGRRMDIRDLFFRYTLDVATDFLLGSDVKSLTTPKQEFAEAFNEVQRVQNILARAYKLQPLIPKKSYHDGLKVMNHFVNHFIQRALRMSPEELAAHTKSDKDYTFLHELASFTRDPKVLRDQIVAVLLAGRDTTASALSWAIYELGRHPHAVARLRGEILETIGQDRLPTYDHLKAMPYLRAVLNETLRLYPSVPFNVRVALKDTTLPRGGGPDGSEPLPVLRDTPVGYSTLVMQRRPDLYPPVSETFADPSIFSPERWAAWHPKPHDYIPFNAGPRICIGQQFALTEMGYTLCRIFQRFERVQSFMHEIDGGDPLLKSDIVLSPGQGVHVAFWEPKKEA